From Pedobacter sp. MC2016-14:
AACCAGAATTTGCCAGGTATTCATTCCCATCCCCTTTGCAGCTTCTTTAACTGCGGGATCTACTTCGGTAATGCCTGTATAGGTATTACGGATAATGGGCAGAAGGGCATACAGGAAAAGCGCAAGTATAGCAGGCTTTGGTCCTATTCCCAACAGGGGTATCATGACGCCTAATAAGGCGATACTGGGTATAGTTTGTAAAACTCCAGCAATACCAAGTACTATGCCTGAAGTTTTAGGTTTTCTTGCGATGAGAATACCCAAAGGCACTGCAACAAGAATAGCCGCCAGTAAAGAAATTAATGTTAGGCTAAGATGGCTGAGCGTTTGGCTTAGTAACTTATCAGATTGCTGGGCAATAAACGTGAAAAAGCTTTGGGATTGATCCATATTATTTTTGGTAGGTCAACATTGCATTTCTGAGCTCCTCAGCTGTCCAACCCAACATGGCATCCCATACTGAGCGCTCATCGGTAAGTTCCAAAGTTTTTAATTCCAGTTGCATGCGCTGCTCTTTAAGGAACTCTGTAACGAATTCATTTTGAGGGTTAAACAACAATTGCCGGGGCGTACCAACCTGCATCACTTTTCCTTTGTCCATCAGGCAAATTACATCGCCAAGTTCAAAGGCTTCCTGAACATCGTGGGTAACCATAATAATCGTTTTTTTAACAAGTTCGTCCAGTTGTTTAAATTCCTTCCGGATATTTATCCTGGTAATGTTATCTAACGCACCAAAGGGCTCGTCCATTAGCAATACAGATGGGCTGGTCATTAATGCTCTGGCTAATCCTACACGCTGCTGCTGACCGCCGCTCAATGATCCCGGATATTGATTGAGCAGGGCAATCTCCAGTTTAAGTTTTTCAAAAAGCTCTAATGTTCGCCGGCGAATACGTTTACTATCCCATTTTAAGAGTTGAGGAACGATGGCCACATTCTCGGCAATGGTGTAGTGAGGAAAAAGTCCATGGTTTTGCAATACATAACCAATTCCCCTTCGAAGTACTTCTGGCTGCTGCAGGTTAATGTTCTCGTTGTTCAAATAAACAGCCCCTTCATCAGGTTCTATTAAACGATTGATCATGCGGAGTGTGGTGGTTTTTCCGCAACCGCTGGTACCCAGAAGCATTAAATTTTGTCCTTCCTGAATTTCGAAGCTGAGCTGATCTACAACAGTGGTTCCATTATATCTTTTTACAAGATTTTCTACTTTAATCATGAATGGACATAAAAAGATTATTTAAAGATTCTGCATATAATGGATGTGCGATGATGGCGAAGCGAATTTGATCGTATGTAATTTTCCCCATCATAGCCATCTGTAAAACAGTCATGATCTCTCCCCCTTCTTCACCAATAATTGCAGCGCCTAAAATTTGCTTCGACTTGCGATCTACTACAGCTTTCATCAAGCCTCTTGTTTCTGCAGTTTCAATAGCCCGGGCGACATTTTTCATTGGGATCTTTGCAACCATATAATCTATCCCCTGCTCCTTCGCTTCTCTTTCTGTAATGCCAATTCGGCCCAACTGAGGATCGGTAAACATACAGTAAGGAACCATGCGATCCAATGTATCTAATTTTTCTCCTTTAGCCAATAAGTTATTGGTAACAATTACATAATCATTGTAGGCGATATGGGTAAAGGAAGGACCTCCTTTAACGTCGCCCAGTGCATATACATTTTTTGCTTTTGTTTCCAGATATTCGTTCACCTTAATATACCCACGTTCATCACATTCGATACTGGTGTTTTCGAGGCCTAGTTTTTTTGTTTGAGGGGCCCTTCCTGAGGCTAATAAGATATGGCTACAGGTATATTGACGGCTTTTATTTTCAATTTCAACGTCTGCAATAATATTTCCAGTTGATGATTTAGATAACCTTTTGACTTTTGCAGCAGTAACAACTTCGATTCCATCTTCCTTAAATATTTCTGACATGGCAACACAGACATCATCATCTTCTTTAGGCATTAGCAATGGTGACTTTTCCAGCAAAGTCACTTGAGCACCAAAACGCTTAAACATTTGCCCAAATTCTAAGCCGATATAGCCTCCGCCAATGATCAGCAGGTGCTCTGGTATTTCAGTTAGCTCCATGATACTGGTAGAAGTCAAATAATCCACGTCATTAATCCCTTCAATTTCGGGAATTACTGGGCTTGAACCAGTATTTATAAAGATTTTTTTAGCAGTATAGTTACCAAAGTTTCCATCGTGTTCGTTAATGTAAACCGTATGATCATCTACAAACTTAGCTTCACCGTATAATAGGTTAAGATTTTCTGTTTTCTCTATGCCTTTTTCAGATCCGCCACGAAACAGTGATATAATCTTATCTTTTCGTTGGATGATAGCTTCGAAATTGACTTTATAGGAGGGGATTTCAATTCCCAAATCATCGCTTCTTTTAGCCAAATAAGCCATTCTTGCCGAAGCTATCATTGCTTTTGTAGGGGTACATCCATCATTAATACAGGTACCACCTACCGCTCTTTTTTCTACGAGTAAGGTTTTTAAACCAGCAGCAGCCATTTTTTTTGCAAGTGGCACACCTGCCTGGCCAGCGCCAATTACTATTGCATCGTAATCTCTCATTTATTAACGGTTAAATGTTATGTGCTTTAAACCTAACAAATATCAACCCAAATTTAAGATTACATTTGGCTTTATCAATTGCTACATGGCATAATCTGCAGCTACCATGTTACTTTTAACTTTTACCCTTAGCAATTTCAGTCCCTGATCTTTAATTTGCCTTACGCGTTCCCGGCCCAGGTTATACCTCTCGGCAATGTCATCCAGGCTAAGCGCAGGATGATCATAAAGCCCGTAGAACAAAGTAATGATTTCTTGCGCCCGGATGGGTAA
This genomic window contains:
- a CDS encoding ABC transporter ATP-binding protein, with translation MIKVENLVKRYNGTTVVDQLSFEIQEGQNLMLLGTSGCGKTTTLRMINRLIEPDEGAVYLNNENINLQQPEVLRRGIGYVLQNHGLFPHYTIAENVAIVPQLLKWDSKRIRRRTLELFEKLKLEIALLNQYPGSLSGGQQQRVGLARALMTSPSVLLMDEPFGALDNITRINIRKEFKQLDELVKKTIIMVTHDVQEAFELGDVICLMDKGKVMQVGTPRQLLFNPQNEFVTEFLKEQRMQLELKTLELTDERSVWDAMLGWTAEELRNAMLTYQK
- a CDS encoding mercuric reductase; translation: MRDYDAIVIGAGQAGVPLAKKMAAAGLKTLLVEKRAVGGTCINDGCTPTKAMIASARMAYLAKRSDDLGIEIPSYKVNFEAIIQRKDKIISLFRGGSEKGIEKTENLNLLYGEAKFVDDHTVYINEHDGNFGNYTAKKIFINTGSSPVIPEIEGINDVDYLTSTSIMELTEIPEHLLIIGGGYIGLEFGQMFKRFGAQVTLLEKSPLLMPKEDDDVCVAMSEIFKEDGIEVVTAAKVKRLSKSSTGNIIADVEIENKSRQYTCSHILLASGRAPQTKKLGLENTSIECDERGYIKVNEYLETKAKNVYALGDVKGGPSFTHIAYNDYVIVTNNLLAKGEKLDTLDRMVPYCMFTDPQLGRIGITEREAKEQGIDYMVAKIPMKNVARAIETAETRGLMKAVVDRKSKQILGAAIIGEEGGEIMTVLQMAMMGKITYDQIRFAIIAHPLYAESLNNLFMSIHD